A segment of the Bacillota bacterium genome:
CAGAGGAGCGGGGAACCCGACTCGAGCCGGCGGCGCAGGGCCCCCTCCAGGCGCGCTTTCAGCTCGGCCACCGTCTCCGCCGCGGGAAGGCCGCCCTCCCCGCTCTCCCCGTCGCCCGCCAGCGGCGGCCGTTCCTCGGGCGGGTCGACCAGCAGCAGCACCTCCTCCAGCGGCAGCGGGCGTGCCAGGAGGAAGCCCTGCGCCATGTCGACGCCCAGCTGCTGCACGGTCAGCAGTTCGGCCGGTCGCTCGATGCCCTCGGCCACCAGCGAGGTGCCGGTCTCCTGGCCGTAGGCGACCAGGCTGGCCACCAGCGTGCGCCGCCCCCAGTCCTGGTCCAGGGCGCGGACCATGACCAGGTCGAGCTTGAGCACGTCCGGACGGACGTCGATCAGGCGGCTCAGGTTGGTGCCCTGCACGCCCAGGTCGTCCAGCGCCACGCGGACCCCGGGCGCCTCGGCGCGGAGGGCGCGCACCGCCTCGGCCAGGCCGCCGGCGGCCGAACGCTCGGTGATCTCCAGCACCACAGGCAGGCCGGGGCATCGGCGCAGCGCGCCCACCACGGCCTCGCGCGAGCGGCGGCGGACGAGCGTGCGCGGTTCCACGTTGATGGTCAGGAAGGCCCCCCGTCCGCGCAGCTGCGGCGCGGCCTCCAGGACCGCCTTCTCCACGATGGCGCGGTCCAGCTCCTCGGCCAGGCCGCGCAGGCGCGCCTCCCGGAAGAGTGCCGCGGGGCTCTCCAGCTCGCTTCCGGCGGGCCCGCGTACCAGCGTCTCCAGGCCGACCACGCGCTTGTCGGTGAGGCGGACGATGGGCTGGTAGAGGAGGCGAAGGCGGTACGGCTCGTCGAGCAGGCGGCGGAAGAGGTCGCTGGCCACGTCGGCACCCCCGAGATGGATCGGGCGCCGGCCGCAGGCCTTGAGCCACCGGCCGCGCGCGGCCGGCCCTCCGGGCTAGTTACGATGAACGCGGCCGGCTCCTGGTTCGCAGCTCGTGGGTTACGCTCGAGGAAACCCAGGCGCAGAGCCACATACGAAAGGAGCCGGCCAAGATGAAGGGTACCACACGGTTCGTCGGTCTGGACGTCTCCAAGGAGACCCTTGCGGTGGCGGTGGCGGAGGAGGGGCGCGAGGGCACCCGGTACTGGGGCACGATCGCCAACCGTCCTGAAGAGGTGCGGAAGCTGGTGCAGAAGCTCGGCCAGCCGGAAGAGTTGATGGTCGCCTACGAGGCCGGACCGACCGGCTACGGACTCTACCGGCAGCTGAGCGAGATGGGAATCGTCTGCGT
Coding sequences within it:
- a CDS encoding IS110 family transposase → MKGTTRFVGLDVSKETLAVAVAEEGREGTRYWGTIANRPEEVRKLVQKLGQPEELMVAYEAGPTGYGLYRQLSEMGIVCV